From a single Rutidosis leptorrhynchoides isolate AG116_Rl617_1_P2 chromosome 5, CSIRO_AGI_Rlap_v1, whole genome shotgun sequence genomic region:
- the LOC139847751 gene encoding phosphatidylinositol 4-phosphate 5-kinase 1-like, whose translation MPEHLVISSSPSSIEDNNDTNFSTKKKKSEDDSVPRSRSQSAAACRRVAPATAIETLATTSTPATTEKRLQNGDLYIGSFSGNVPHGSGKYLWSDGCMYEGEWKKGKASGKGKFSWPSGATYEGEFKSGRMEGSGTFTGSDGDTYRGSWLADRKNGYGQKRYSNGDYYEGTWRRNLQDGQGRYVWKNGNEYVGDWRNGVINGRGVLKWTNGNRYDGNWENGVPKGHGIYTWPDGGCYVGCWSKENNFNFKNPFQPHQILNGTFYPGNNNINSNTNTNTNTNNSNMVVSDEKLGLGFTHKLSAPFLDDDSFVISTAAKKRSSVDGSRGSLTERNFPRICIWESDGEAGDITCDIIDNAEASMLYRDAMGLNRDDIRQFRRNPCCFNGGEAKKPGQMISKGHKNYDLMLNLQLGIRYSVGKHASIVRDLKTSDFDPKEKFWTRFPSEGSKLTPPHQSGEFRWKDYCPIVFRHLRELFQVDPADYMLAICGNDALRELSSPGKSGSFFYLTQDDRFMIKTVKKSEVKVLIKMLPSYHKHVCQYENSLVTKFFGVHCVKPVGGIKTRFIVMGNLFCSEYRIHRRFDLKGSSHGRTTDKPEDEIDETTTLKDLDLNYVFRLQDNWFKELIKQINRDCEFLEAERIMDYSLLVGMHFRDDNTGDKIGLSPFLLRNGKSESYQNEKFMRGCRFLEAELQDRDRILSGRKPLIRLGANMPARAERMGRRSDFDQYTPGGLNNFTPSRSGETYEVVLYFGIIDILQDYDISKKLEHAYKSLQADPTSISAVDPKLYSKRFRDFIGRIFVEDR comes from the exons ATGCCGGAACACTTGGTAATATCATCATCTCCGTCGTCAATTGAGGATAATAACGATACCAATTTCTCTACAAAAAAGAAGAAATCAGAAGACGATTCAGTTCCTCGAAGTAGATCTCAGTCGGCAGCCGCCTGCCGTCGTGTTGCTCCGGCGACGGCGATTGAAACCCTAGCTACAACATCTACGCCGGCGACTACGGAGAAACGTTTACAAAATGGCGATCTGTATATCGGAAGTTTTTCCGGTAACGTACCTCATGGATCTGGTAAATATTTATGGTCGGACGGGTGTATGTATGAAGGTGAATGGAAGAAAGGTAAAGCGTCAGGTAAAGGTAAGTTTTCATGGCCGTCTGGTGCTACTTATGAAGGAGAATTCAAGTCGGGTCGGATGGAAGGATCCGGTACGTTTACAGGATCCGACGGTGATACTTACCGTGGTTCATGGTTAGCTGACCGGAAAAACGGTTACGGTCAGAAACGTTATAGTAACGGTGATTATTACGAAGGAACATGGCGACGGAATTTACAAGACGGTCAAGGCCGTTACGTTTGGAAAAATGGGAACGAGTACGTTGGTGACTGGCGTAACGGCGTTATTAACGGTAGAGGTGTTTTGAAATGGACCAACGGAAATCGTTATGACGGAAACTGGGAAAATGGTGTTCCGAAAGGTCACGGGATTTACACGTGGCCGGATGGCGGTTGTTATGTTGGATGTTGGAGCAAAgaaaataattttaattttaaaaatccATTTCAACCTCATCAGATTTTAAATGGTACATTTTATcccggtaataataatattaatagcaatactaatactaatactaatacgaaTAATAGTAATATGGTAGTGAGTGATgaaaaattagggttagggtttactcATAAACTGTCAGCTCCATTTTTGGATGATGATAGTTTTGTGATATCGACTGCTGCGAAAAAACGATCATCTGTGGATGGATCAAGAGGGAGTTTGACTGAGAGAAATTTTCCTCGGATTTGTATTTGGGAGTCTGATGGTGAAGCAGGTGATATTACATGTGATATAATTGATAATGCTGAAGCTTCAATGTTGTATAGAGATGCTATGGGATTAAATCGAGATGATATTCGACAGTTTAGACGAAATCCGTGTTGTTTTAATGGTGGTGAGGCTAAGAAACCTGGTCAGATGATATCGAAAGGACATAAGAATTATGATTTGATGCTTAATCTTCAGTTGGGTATTAG GTATTCAGTTGGGAAACACGCTTCTATTGTACGGGACCTTAAGACTAGTGATTTTGATCCTAAGGAGAAGTTTTGGACTCGGTTCCCGTCTGAAGGATCTAAACTTACGCCACCTCATCAATCGGGCGAGTTTCGTTGGAAAGATTATTGCCCGATCGTGTTTAG ACATTTGAGAGAGTTGTTTCAAGTGGACCCTGCGGATTACATGTTAGCAATTTGTGGAAATGATGCTTTACGTGAGCTTTCGTCTCCTGGGAAAAGTGGGAGCTTCTTTTATTTGACACAGGATGATCGATTTATGATTAAAACTGTTAAAAAGTCAGAAGTAAAG GTTCTAATTAAAATGCTTCCAAGTTATCACAAACATGTTTGCCAATACGAGAATTCTCTTGTCACAAAGTTCTTCGGTGTCCATTGTGTTAAACCAGTCGGCGGCATAAAG ACTCGGTTCATCGTAATGGGTAATCTTTTTTGCTCCGAGTATCGGATCCATAGAAGATTTGATCTTAAAGGATCATCACATGGGCGAACAACCGATAAACCCGAGGACGAAATTGATGAAACTACCACACTCAAAGATCTTGACCTCAACTATGTATTTCGCCTTCAAGATAATTGGTTCAAAGAACTAATCAA ACAAATCAATAGAGATTGCGAATTTCTGGAAGCCGAGAGAATAATGGATTACAGTCTTTTAGTTGGCATGCATTTCCGTGATGATAATACCGGTGACAAAATTGGTTTATCACCGTTTTTGTTGCGAAATG GAAAGAGTGAATCATACCAAAATGAAAAGTTCATGCGTGGATGTCGGTTTCTTGAAGCTGAATTACAAGATAGGGACCGAATTCTTTCTGGCCG GAAACCGTTGATCAGGTTGGGGGCTAACATGCCAGCAAGAGCTGAGAGGATGGGTAGGCGAAGCGATTTTGACCAATATACCCCTGGTGGTTTGAACAATTTTACGCCTTCAAGAAGCGGTGAAACGTACGAGGTAGTTCTTTACTTTGGTATAATCGATATTTTACAAGACTACGATATTAGCAAGAAGCTTGAGCATGCATACAAATCATTACAAGCGGACCCTACATCCATTTCGGCTGTGGATCCAAAGCTATATTCCAAACGGTTTCGTGATTTCATAGGCAGAATCTTTGTAGAAGACAGATGA